In Nocardioides sp. zg-1228, a single window of DNA contains:
- a CDS encoding TIGR03960 family B12-binding radical SAM protein: MSVASVFPRLEARLPSVQKPIQYVGGELNSVVKDWDCADASESGGPTVRWALMYPDAYEVGLPNQGVQILYEVLNERDWILAERTYSVWPDMERVMREGDEHGPIPQFTVDSHRPVGAFDLFGLSFSTELGYTNMLNALDLAGIPIHAADRGEDAPIVIAGGHAAFNPEPIADFVDAAVLGDGEEVVLAISEVVREWKAQGRPGGREELLRRLAVTGNIYVPRFYDVAYGADGAIEAVVPNRPGIPFRVRKHTLMDLDQWPYPANPLVPLAETVHERFSVEIFRGCTRGCRFCQAGMITRPVRERSIKTIGDMVENGIRKTGFEEVGLLSLSSADHTEIGDVAKGLADRYEGSNVSLSLPSTRVDAFNITLANEFSRNGRRSGLTFAPEGGSERMRKVINKMVSEDDLIRTVAAAYSHGWRQVKLYFMCGLPQETDEDVLAIADLAKRVIKTGREVSGRNDIRCTVSIGGFVPKPHTPFQWAAQLDHVATDERLRLLREVVREDKKYARAIGFRYHDGKPGIVEGLLSRGDRRVGRVIEEVWRDGGRFDGWSEHFSYDRWMASAEKALAGTGVDVDWYTTRERDYDEVLPWEHLDSGLDKDWLWSDWEDALAAADGADIEVEDCRWTPCYDCGVCPEMGTEIQVGPTGQTLLPLSVV; the protein is encoded by the coding sequence ATGTCCGTCGCGTCGGTCTTCCCGCGCCTGGAGGCCAGGCTTCCCTCGGTGCAGAAGCCCATCCAGTACGTCGGCGGCGAGCTCAACTCCGTCGTCAAGGACTGGGACTGCGCGGACGCCTCGGAGTCCGGCGGACCCACCGTGCGGTGGGCGCTGATGTATCCCGACGCCTACGAGGTCGGCCTGCCCAACCAGGGCGTGCAGATCCTCTACGAGGTGCTCAACGAGCGCGACTGGATCCTCGCCGAGCGCACCTACTCGGTGTGGCCCGACATGGAGCGGGTGATGCGCGAGGGTGACGAGCACGGCCCGATCCCGCAGTTCACCGTCGACAGCCACCGCCCGGTCGGCGCGTTCGACCTCTTCGGCCTGAGCTTCTCGACCGAGCTCGGCTACACCAACATGCTCAACGCGCTCGACCTGGCCGGCATCCCGATCCACGCCGCCGACCGCGGCGAGGACGCCCCGATCGTCATCGCCGGCGGGCACGCCGCCTTCAACCCCGAGCCGATCGCCGACTTCGTCGACGCCGCCGTGCTCGGTGACGGCGAGGAGGTCGTGCTGGCGATCTCCGAGGTCGTCCGCGAGTGGAAGGCGCAGGGGCGTCCCGGCGGACGCGAGGAGCTGCTGCGCCGCCTGGCCGTCACCGGCAACATCTACGTGCCGCGCTTCTACGACGTGGCCTACGGCGCCGACGGCGCGATCGAGGCCGTCGTGCCCAACCGCCCCGGCATCCCGTTCCGGGTCCGCAAGCACACGCTGATGGACCTGGACCAGTGGCCCTACCCGGCCAACCCGCTGGTGCCGCTCGCCGAGACCGTCCACGAGCGGTTCTCCGTCGAGATCTTCCGCGGCTGCACGCGCGGGTGCCGCTTCTGCCAGGCCGGCATGATCACCCGCCCGGTGCGCGAGCGCTCGATCAAGACCATCGGCGACATGGTCGAGAACGGCATCCGCAAGACCGGCTTCGAGGAGGTCGGCCTGCTGTCGCTGTCAAGCGCCGACCACACCGAGATCGGCGACGTGGCCAAGGGCCTCGCCGACCGCTACGAGGGCTCCAACGTCTCCCTGTCCCTGCCGAGCACGCGCGTCGACGCGTTCAACATCACCCTGGCCAACGAGTTCTCCCGCAACGGCCGGCGCTCCGGCCTGACGTTCGCCCCCGAGGGCGGCTCGGAGCGGATGCGCAAGGTCATCAACAAGATGGTCAGCGAGGACGACCTGATCCGCACCGTCGCCGCGGCCTACTCCCACGGCTGGCGCCAGGTGAAGCTCTACTTCATGTGCGGCCTGCCGCAGGAGACCGACGAGGACGTGCTCGCCATCGCCGACCTCGCCAAGCGCGTCATCAAGACCGGTCGCGAGGTCTCCGGGCGCAACGACATCCGCTGCACGGTCTCCATCGGCGGCTTCGTGCCCAAGCCGCACACGCCGTTCCAGTGGGCCGCCCAGCTCGACCACGTGGCGACCGACGAGCGGCTGCGGCTGCTGCGCGAGGTCGTGCGCGAGGACAAGAAGTACGCCCGGGCCATCGGCTTCCGCTACCACGACGGCAAGCCCGGCATCGTCGAGGGCCTGCTCTCGCGCGGCGACCGGCGCGTCGGGCGGGTCATCGAGGAGGTGTGGCGCGACGGCGGCCGCTTCGACGGCTGGAGCGAGCACTTCTCCTACGACCGCTGGATGGCGTCGGCCGAGAAGGCGCTGGCCGGCACGGGCGTCGACGTCGACTGGTACACCACCCGCGAGCGCGACTACGACGAGGTGCTGCCCTGGGAGCACCTCGACTCCGGCCTCGACAAGGACTGGCTCTGGAGCGACTGGGAGGACGCGCTCGCGGCCGCCGACGGCGCCGACATCGAGGTCGAGGACTGCCGCTGGACGCCCTGCTACGACTGCGGCGTGTGCCCCGAGATGGGCACCGAGATCCAGGTCGGCCCGACGGGACAGACGCTCCTGCCGCTCAGCGTGGTCTGA
- the rodA gene encoding rod shape-determining protein RodA — protein sequence MTVLSTRPATRPGQRPLRGSSLRAPGLDWSLMLAAGLLVVLGTLLVWSATSTRTDLTGGDPNAYLRKQLVNVAIGLVLMVSVIATDHRWVRILAPLAYLASVGGLVMVLVAGSTINGSRSWIQLGGMSIQPAEFAKLAVVVGMALVVAERTERRWGRGVGSLEVVAMLAIAAVPAALILLQPDLGTMLVLAATVFGVLAVAGAGRLWLAGLTLGGVVGAVAAVSLGVLKPYQVDRFLAFTDPGLDPRGAGYNTEQARIAVGNGGLFGQGLFDGSQTRSGFVPEQHTDFIFTVAGEELGLVGAGLLILLVAVVIWRALAISARADDLFGRVAAAGIACWWGFQAFQNIGMCLGIMPVTGVPLPFVSYGGSSLFAGMLALGLLQNIHLRSAGPVRR from the coding sequence ATGACCGTCCTGTCGACCCGTCCCGCCACCCGACCGGGACAGCGTCCCCTGCGCGGGTCGAGCCTGCGCGCCCCCGGCCTCGACTGGTCCCTGATGCTCGCTGCCGGGCTGCTGGTGGTCCTCGGCACCCTGCTCGTGTGGTCCGCCACCTCGACGCGGACCGACCTGACCGGCGGTGACCCCAACGCCTACCTGCGCAAGCAGCTGGTCAACGTCGCCATCGGCCTGGTGCTGATGGTCTCGGTGATCGCCACCGACCACCGGTGGGTGCGCATCCTCGCGCCGCTGGCCTACCTCGCGAGCGTCGGCGGGCTGGTGATGGTGCTCGTGGCCGGCAGCACGATCAACGGTTCCCGGTCGTGGATCCAGCTCGGCGGCATGTCCATCCAGCCCGCCGAGTTCGCCAAGCTGGCGGTGGTGGTGGGCATGGCGCTGGTGGTGGCCGAGCGCACCGAACGCCGGTGGGGCAGGGGCGTGGGCAGCCTGGAGGTCGTCGCGATGCTCGCCATCGCCGCCGTCCCGGCCGCGCTCATCCTGCTGCAGCCCGACCTGGGCACCATGCTCGTGCTGGCCGCGACCGTCTTCGGCGTGCTGGCGGTCGCGGGAGCCGGCCGGCTGTGGCTGGCCGGGCTCACCCTCGGCGGGGTGGTCGGCGCGGTCGCGGCGGTGTCGTTGGGGGTGCTGAAGCCCTACCAGGTCGACCGCTTCCTCGCCTTCACCGATCCCGGCCTCGACCCGCGCGGGGCCGGCTACAACACCGAGCAGGCGCGCATCGCGGTGGGCAACGGCGGCCTGTTCGGCCAGGGGCTCTTCGACGGCTCGCAGACGCGCTCCGGCTTCGTGCCCGAGCAGCACACCGACTTCATCTTCACCGTCGCCGGTGAGGAGCTCGGCCTCGTGGGTGCCGGGCTGCTGATCCTGCTGGTCGCCGTCGTCATCTGGCGCGCCCTCGCGATCTCCGCGCGCGCCGACGACCTCTTCGGCCGGGTCGCGGCGGCCGGCATCGCCTGCTGGTGGGGCTTCCAGGCCTTCCAGAACATCGGCATGTGCCTGGGCATCATGCCGGTCACCGGCGTGCCGCTGCCGTTCGTGTCCTACGGCGGCAGCTCGCTCTTCGCCGGCATGCTGGCCCTCGGCCTGCTCCAGAACATCCACCTCCGCTCGGCCGGACCCGTCCGCCGCTGA
- the mrdA gene encoding penicillin-binding protein 2, translating into MTAAGSGAAKSRLRLVVVQALVFSLFATLFVRLYYLQVIGGESYQAQAADQSVRDIVVQPQRGLIVDSQGRPLVANRTSWVISLDRTVLGKLGDKQRTELVRRVAVVVDATPEDVEARLVTCGDPGSVRDVCWNGSPYQPVPVAVDVPKDVALRVLEQSEDYPGVLAEQQSVRSYPRPFGINLAHVLGYLSPVTEDEYDLAAERDDRSLNGASVVGRAGVEKQYDEWLRGLPGYRRVAVDSMGRVLGDDSLVESTPGDTLVTSIDAKVQSVVERQLAQRIAFQRTQVDTVTGRRFAADSGAAVVLDAKTGRVIAMASQPTYDPDVWTGGISEAQLTRLYSEKAGTPLLSRATQGQFAPGSTWKPFMTAGALTHGYSMDTTLPCTSGLQVGNRVFKNYESGAYGNIGFAKALEVSCNTFFYRIGYDFWQRLGSDPADIDAEDPLVEEAKEFGFGSRTGIDLPGEAPGRIADRHWKQAYYESQKDYYCELSDKPQTADTSDFVYRFAREFCLEGNLYRAGDAVNFSIGQGDTIVTPLQLARGYAALSNGGTLWAPTVAKAIVSPEGKVLRRIAPRRIGRVDVPRKYLDYIDGALENVSRVGTMAWKLGGFPIDEVTIRAKTGSAEVYGKQSTGWVASYSEDYVVVMMISQGGTGSGSTGDGIRAIWEALYGIEGEAVRPARAAIPGTVPPARLPQFLEDGSIMPPVPEKARK; encoded by the coding sequence GTGACCGCTGCCGGGTCCGGGGCCGCGAAGAGCCGGCTCCGCCTCGTCGTGGTGCAGGCGCTGGTGTTCTCGCTCTTCGCCACCCTGTTCGTCCGCCTCTACTACCTCCAGGTCATCGGCGGCGAGTCCTACCAGGCGCAGGCGGCCGACCAATCGGTGCGCGACATCGTCGTCCAGCCCCAGCGTGGGCTCATCGTCGACAGCCAGGGCCGTCCGCTCGTGGCCAACCGCACCTCCTGGGTGATCTCGCTCGACCGCACGGTGCTCGGCAAGCTCGGCGACAAGCAGCGCACCGAGCTGGTGCGCCGTGTCGCGGTCGTCGTCGACGCGACCCCCGAGGACGTCGAGGCGCGCCTCGTCACCTGCGGCGACCCCGGCAGCGTCCGCGACGTCTGCTGGAACGGCTCGCCCTACCAGCCCGTGCCGGTCGCCGTCGACGTGCCCAAGGACGTCGCGCTGCGGGTGCTCGAGCAGTCCGAGGACTATCCCGGCGTCCTCGCCGAGCAGCAGAGCGTCCGCTCCTACCCGCGCCCCTTCGGCATCAACCTCGCCCACGTGCTCGGCTACCTGAGCCCGGTGACCGAGGACGAGTACGACCTCGCCGCCGAGCGCGACGACCGGTCCCTCAACGGCGCCTCGGTCGTGGGCCGCGCCGGCGTGGAGAAGCAGTACGACGAGTGGCTGCGGGGCCTGCCCGGCTACCGCCGCGTGGCCGTCGACTCGATGGGCCGGGTGCTGGGCGACGACTCCCTGGTCGAGAGCACCCCGGGCGACACGCTCGTCACCTCCATCGACGCGAAGGTGCAGTCGGTCGTGGAGCGCCAGCTCGCCCAGCGCATCGCCTTCCAGCGCACCCAGGTCGACACGGTGACCGGGCGCCGGTTCGCCGCCGACTCCGGGGCTGCCGTGGTGCTCGACGCGAAGACCGGCCGGGTGATCGCGATGGCGAGCCAGCCGACGTACGACCCCGACGTGTGGACCGGCGGCATCAGCGAGGCGCAGCTCACCCGGCTCTACTCGGAGAAGGCCGGCACACCGCTGCTCTCCCGCGCCACCCAGGGCCAGTTCGCGCCCGGGTCGACATGGAAGCCGTTCATGACCGCCGGCGCGCTCACCCACGGCTACTCCATGGACACCACGCTGCCGTGCACGTCGGGGTTGCAGGTCGGCAACCGCGTGTTCAAGAACTACGAGTCGGGCGCCTACGGCAACATCGGCTTCGCCAAGGCGCTCGAGGTCTCCTGCAACACCTTCTTCTACCGCATCGGCTACGACTTCTGGCAGCGCCTCGGCAGCGACCCGGCCGACATCGACGCGGAGGACCCGCTGGTCGAGGAGGCGAAGGAGTTCGGGTTCGGCTCGCGCACCGGCATCGACCTGCCGGGCGAGGCGCCCGGGCGCATCGCCGACCGGCACTGGAAGCAGGCCTACTACGAGTCGCAGAAGGACTACTACTGCGAGCTGAGCGACAAGCCGCAGACCGCCGACACGAGCGACTTCGTCTACCGGTTCGCCCGCGAGTTCTGCCTCGAGGGCAACCTCTACCGCGCCGGCGACGCCGTCAACTTCTCCATCGGCCAGGGCGACACGATCGTCACGCCGCTGCAGCTCGCCCGCGGCTATGCCGCGCTGAGCAACGGCGGCACGCTCTGGGCGCCCACCGTGGCCAAGGCCATCGTGAGCCCCGAGGGCAAGGTGCTGCGCCGCATCGCACCGCGCAGGATCGGCCGGGTCGACGTGCCGAGGAAGTACCTCGACTACATCGACGGCGCGCTGGAGAACGTCTCCCGGGTCGGCACCATGGCCTGGAAGCTCGGCGGCTTCCCGATCGACGAGGTGACCATCCGCGCCAAGACCGGCTCCGCCGAGGTCTACGGCAAGCAGTCGACGGGGTGGGTGGCGTCCTACTCCGAGGACTACGTCGTGGTGATGATGATCAGCCAGGGCGGCACCGGCTCCGGCTCCACCGGTGACGGCATCCGCGCCATCTGGGAGGCGCTCTACGGCATCGAGGGCGAGGCCGTACGCCCGGCGCGGGCGGCGATCCCCGGCACGGTCCCGCCCGCCCGGCTGCCGCAGTTCCTGGAGGACGGATCGATCATGCCGCCGGTCCCCGAGAAGGCACGGAAGTGA
- the mreD gene encoding rod shape-determining protein MreD gives MSRLRWVVALAAVVVALVVQVTLFPHVAWHGIVPNLCLLVVVAAALTVEAPFALVLGFVAGLTLDLAPPADHVAGRWALALTIAAFLAARVRQDQKPTALAVIGTVAAASFVATSLFALSGVILQDPAMSVVGLLEVVLVAVVWDVLLTPFVLPPLMRLFGRLSPQWAAS, from the coding sequence ATGAGCCGCCTGCGCTGGGTCGTCGCCCTGGCGGCCGTCGTCGTCGCCCTCGTCGTCCAGGTCACGCTCTTCCCGCACGTCGCCTGGCACGGCATCGTGCCCAACCTGTGCCTGCTGGTCGTCGTGGCCGCCGCGCTGACCGTCGAGGCGCCGTTCGCCCTCGTCCTCGGCTTCGTCGCGGGGCTGACGCTCGACCTCGCGCCGCCCGCCGACCACGTCGCCGGACGCTGGGCGCTCGCCCTCACGATCGCGGCGTTCCTCGCCGCCCGGGTGCGCCAGGACCAGAAGCCCACCGCCCTCGCCGTGATCGGCACCGTCGCCGCCGCGTCCTTCGTGGCCACCTCGCTGTTCGCGCTGTCCGGCGTCATCCTCCAGGACCCCGCCATGTCGGTCGTGGGGCTCCTCGAGGTCGTCCTGGTCGCCGTCGTGTGGGACGTGCTGCTCACGCCGTTCGTGCTCCCGCCGCTGATGAGGCTCTTCGGCCGGCTGAGCCCGCAGTGGGCGGCGTCGTGA
- the mreC gene encoding rod shape-determining protein MreC → MGALGGHEVRERRWTGLDKLESRNRTPRSLLVALVLASVTLITLDVSGGADSPVEPARRVVGEAFGPAEAGAAAAVRPFTAVPAWFRSKGDLTDRVRDLEASNAELRGRVELAGFDRNRLEQYDGLTTAATDLGSALVPARVVAMGPRQSQSFTVTIDAGSESGVGPDMTVVNNDGLVGRVLRVTRSTATVLLVIDPDSTVGGRVGSSMEIGFVTGSGSLDQKAGLDLRLVDDASVPARHDTVVTWGSSTGPYAPGVPIGTITEVYSSLREASQRAVVKPFVDFSALDVVGVMVPSGSRSDRAVIEADGSLR, encoded by the coding sequence ATGGGCGCCCTCGGGGGGCACGAGGTGCGCGAGCGTCGCTGGACCGGCCTCGACAAGCTCGAGTCGCGCAACCGCACGCCCCGGTCGCTGCTCGTGGCGCTGGTCCTGGCCAGCGTCACCCTGATCACCCTCGACGTCTCCGGCGGCGCCGACTCTCCCGTCGAGCCGGCGCGGCGCGTGGTGGGCGAGGCGTTCGGGCCCGCCGAGGCGGGCGCTGCGGCCGCCGTACGCCCCTTCACCGCCGTGCCCGCGTGGTTCCGCAGCAAGGGCGACCTCACCGACCGGGTGCGCGACCTCGAGGCCAGCAACGCCGAGCTGCGCGGCCGCGTGGAGCTCGCCGGCTTCGACCGCAACCGCCTCGAGCAGTACGACGGCCTCACCACCGCCGCGACCGACCTCGGGTCCGCCCTCGTGCCGGCCCGCGTGGTCGCGATGGGCCCGCGCCAGTCCCAGAGCTTCACCGTCACCATCGACGCCGGCTCCGAGTCGGGCGTCGGTCCCGACATGACGGTCGTCAACAACGACGGACTCGTCGGCCGGGTGCTGCGGGTCACGCGGAGCACCGCGACCGTGCTGCTGGTCATCGACCCCGACTCCACCGTCGGCGGTCGGGTCGGCTCGAGCATGGAGATCGGGTTCGTCACCGGCAGCGGCTCGCTCGACCAGAAGGCCGGGCTCGACCTGCGCCTCGTCGACGACGCCTCCGTGCCCGCCCGCCACGACACCGTCGTGACCTGGGGCAGCTCCACCGGCCCCTACGCGCCGGGCGTGCCGATCGGCACGATCACCGAGGTCTACAGCTCGCTGCGCGAGGCCTCCCAGCGGGCGGTCGTGAAGCCGTTCGTCGACTTCTCGGCCCTCGACGTGGTCGGGGTGATGGTGCCCAGCGGCTCACGGAGCGACCGGGCCGTCATCGAGGCCGACGGGAGCCTGCGATGA
- a CDS encoding rod shape-determining protein, translating to MANSFIGRDMAVDLGTANTLVYVRGRGVVLDEPSVVAMNTATGEVLAVGHEAKRMIGRTPDSIAAIRPLKDGVIADFEATEQMLRYFIHQVHRRRYFAKPRMVICVPSGITAVEQRAVKEAGYQAGARRVYIVEEPMAAAIGAGLPVHEATGNMVVDVGGGTTEVAVISLGGIVTSLSVRTAGDDLDQAIIAWMKKEYSLMLGERTAEEMKMTLGSAFPLPSEPDAEVRGRDMVSGLPRTVVVSSSELRQALEEPLHNIIDAVRTTLDQTPPELAGDIMDRGIVLTGGGAMLRGLDERLRHETGMPVHVAEDPLSSVALGAGRCVEEFEALQQVLVSDPRRF from the coding sequence ATGGCAAACAGCTTCATCGGTCGAGACATGGCCGTCGACCTCGGCACCGCCAACACGCTGGTCTATGTCCGCGGCCGGGGCGTGGTGCTCGACGAGCCGTCCGTCGTGGCGATGAACACCGCCACCGGGGAGGTCCTCGCCGTCGGCCACGAGGCCAAGCGGATGATCGGGCGCACCCCCGACAGCATCGCGGCGATCCGTCCGCTCAAGGACGGTGTGATCGCCGACTTCGAGGCGACCGAGCAGATGCTGCGCTACTTCATCCACCAGGTCCACCGCCGCCGCTACTTCGCCAAGCCGCGGATGGTCATCTGCGTGCCGAGCGGCATCACCGCGGTCGAGCAGCGCGCGGTCAAGGAGGCCGGCTACCAGGCCGGCGCCCGCCGGGTCTACATCGTCGAGGAGCCGATGGCGGCCGCGATCGGCGCCGGGCTGCCGGTGCACGAGGCCACCGGCAACATGGTCGTCGATGTGGGCGGCGGCACGACCGAGGTGGCGGTGATCAGCCTCGGTGGCATCGTGACCAGCCTGTCGGTGCGCACCGCGGGCGACGACCTCGACCAGGCGATCATCGCGTGGATGAAGAAGGAGTACTCCCTCATGCTGGGGGAGCGCACCGCCGAGGAGATGAAGATGACCCTCGGGTCGGCCTTCCCGCTCCCGAGCGAGCCCGACGCCGAGGTCCGCGGGCGCGACATGGTCTCCGGGCTGCCGCGCACGGTCGTGGTCTCCAGCTCCGAGCTGCGCCAGGCCCTCGAGGAGCCGCTCCACAACATCATCGACGCCGTCCGCACCACCCTCGACCAGACGCCTCCCGAGCTCGCCGGCGACATCATGGACCGCGGCATCGTCCTCACCGGGGGCGGCGCGATGCTGCGCGGCCTCGACGAGCGGCTGCGTCACGAGACCGGCATGCCCGTCCATGTCGCGGAGGACCCGCTGTCCTCGGTGGCCCTCGGCGCCGGCAGGTGCGTGGAGGAGTTCGAGGCGCTCCAGCAGGTCCTGGTGTCCGACCCGAGGCGCTTCTGA
- the ndk gene encoding nucleoside-diphosphate kinase, which produces MTDVQRSLVLVKPDGVRRGLSGEVLRRIEAKGYTLAAAELRSATPELLAEHYAEHEGKPFYAPLVEFMLSGPVLAVVIEGERCIEGFRSLAGATDPTVAAPGTIRGDLGRDWGLAVQQNLVHGSDSEESAAREIGIWFPALAR; this is translated from the coding sequence ATGACCGACGTCCAGCGCTCCCTCGTCCTCGTCAAGCCCGACGGCGTACGCCGCGGCCTCTCGGGCGAGGTGCTGCGCCGGATCGAGGCCAAGGGCTACACCCTCGCCGCCGCCGAGCTGCGCTCCGCGACGCCCGAGCTCCTCGCCGAGCACTACGCCGAGCACGAGGGCAAGCCGTTCTACGCCCCGCTCGTGGAGTTCATGCTGTCCGGCCCCGTGCTCGCCGTCGTGATCGAGGGCGAGCGCTGCATCGAGGGCTTCCGCTCCCTCGCCGGCGCGACCGACCCCACCGTCGCCGCCCCCGGCACCATCCGCGGCGACCTCGGCCGCGACTGGGGCCTCGCCGTCCAGCAGAACCTCGTCCACGGCTCGGACTCCGAGGAGTCGGCCGCCCGCGAGATCGGCATCTGGTTCCCCGCCCTCGCCCGCTGA
- a CDS encoding DUF4233 domain-containing protein produces the protein MSENTPEQVPANTERSPRRGMAAAVLSLEAITLGLSTPVMITIAGVPTGTALTVGLGLALVCLLLAGMLRAEWAYLAGYAVQVAAIALGFVVPVMFALGAIFAALWTAADLLGRKIERERAAAWAAYRAEQG, from the coding sequence ATGAGCGAGAACACTCCCGAGCAGGTGCCGGCCAACACCGAGCGCTCGCCGCGGCGCGGCATGGCCGCGGCCGTGCTGAGCCTGGAGGCGATCACCCTCGGTCTGAGCACTCCCGTGATGATCACCATCGCCGGCGTCCCGACCGGCACCGCGCTGACGGTGGGGCTCGGCCTGGCGCTCGTGTGCCTGCTGCTGGCCGGGATGCTGCGCGCCGAGTGGGCCTACCTCGCCGGCTACGCCGTGCAGGTGGCCGCCATCGCGCTGGGCTTCGTCGTCCCGGTGATGTTCGCCCTCGGGGCGATCTTCGCCGCGCTCTGGACGGCGGCCGACCTCCTCGGGCGCAAGATCGAGCGGGAGCGCGCCGCCGCGTGGGCGGCGTACCGCGCGGAGCAGGGCTGA
- a CDS encoding folylpolyglutamate synthase/dihydrofolate synthase family protein has product MTDPHDAADAPRLAQTYAEVEDALLSRWPETRLEPSLDRIAAFTELLGEPQRSFRTIHLTGTNGKTSTSRMIETLLRALDLRTGRFTSPHLERMSERISIDGEPLDDEAFVRAFNDVAPYTHLVDAEQDHPLSFFETIVGMAYAAFADAPVDVAVVEVGMGGGWDATNVVDADVAVVLPIAVDHARYLGDDPATIAVEKAGIIKPGSIAVLAEQTPEVAAVLLERAAEVGATVAREGMEFGVVSRTPAVGGQVLTLKGLRAQYDDVFLPLYGAHQAQNAAVALAAVEAFGTGALDDEVVRAAFAEVTSPGRLEIIRRSPTIVLDAAHNPHGAEAVAEALEDSFSFSPLVGVLGVMEDKDHEGLLSAFEPHLAYLVCTQNSSRRSMSAAALGRAAVEVFGEDRVSVVPDLAEAIDRAATLAEAGEAIDVSIGSGAVLVTGSVVTVGEARALLKGRR; this is encoded by the coding sequence ATGACAGACCCCCACGACGCCGCCGACGCACCGCGCCTCGCCCAGACCTACGCCGAGGTCGAGGACGCGCTGCTCTCCCGCTGGCCCGAGACCCGGCTCGAGCCCAGCCTCGACCGCATCGCGGCCTTCACCGAGCTCCTCGGCGAGCCGCAGCGCTCCTTCCGCACGATCCACCTCACCGGCACCAACGGCAAGACCAGCACCAGCCGGATGATCGAGACCCTGCTGCGCGCGCTCGACCTGCGCACCGGCCGGTTCACCTCTCCCCACCTCGAGCGGATGAGCGAGCGGATCAGCATCGACGGCGAGCCGCTCGACGACGAGGCGTTCGTGCGCGCGTTCAACGACGTGGCGCCCTACACCCACCTCGTCGACGCCGAGCAGGACCACCCGCTGAGCTTCTTCGAGACGATCGTCGGCATGGCCTACGCCGCCTTCGCCGACGCCCCCGTCGACGTGGCCGTCGTCGAGGTCGGCATGGGCGGCGGCTGGGACGCCACCAACGTGGTCGACGCCGACGTGGCCGTGGTGCTGCCGATCGCGGTCGACCACGCGAGGTACCTCGGCGACGACCCCGCCACCATCGCCGTCGAGAAGGCCGGGATCATCAAGCCCGGCTCCATCGCCGTCCTGGCCGAGCAGACGCCCGAGGTCGCCGCCGTGCTGCTCGAGCGCGCGGCCGAGGTCGGGGCGACCGTCGCCCGCGAGGGCATGGAGTTCGGCGTCGTCTCGCGCACCCCCGCCGTCGGCGGCCAGGTGCTCACGCTCAAGGGCCTGCGCGCGCAGTACGACGACGTGTTCCTGCCGCTCTACGGCGCGCACCAGGCCCAGAACGCCGCCGTCGCGCTCGCCGCCGTCGAGGCGTTCGGCACGGGCGCCCTCGACGACGAGGTCGTGCGCGCCGCGTTCGCCGAGGTCACCTCCCCGGGGCGGCTGGAGATCATCCGCCGCAGCCCCACGATCGTGCTCGACGCCGCGCACAACCCGCACGGGGCCGAGGCCGTGGCCGAGGCGCTCGAGGACTCCTTCTCCTTCAGCCCGCTGGTCGGGGTGCTGGGCGTGATGGAGGACAAGGACCACGAGGGACTCCTGTCCGCCTTCGAGCCGCACCTGGCCTACCTGGTCTGCACGCAGAACTCCTCGCGGCGCTCGATGTCGGCCGCCGCCCTGGGCCGCGCGGCGGTCGAGGTGTTCGGCGAGGACCGCGTCAGCGTCGTGCCCGACCTGGCCGAGGCGATCGACCGCGCCGCGACGCTCGCGGAGGCGGGCGAGGCCATCGACGTCTCGATCGGGTCCGGCGCCGTGCTCGTCACCGGCTCCGTCGTCACCGTGGGCGAGGCCCGCGCGCTGCTGAAGGGGCGCCGATGA